The following DNA comes from Vairimorpha necatrix chromosome 5, complete sequence.
TTTACTTTTCTTtagttttgttttatttatacttGTTTTAGTATTATCATCATTTAAGTTTATATtctgttttataatatctttTCTTAGTTCTGATTTGTTAATTGTTGTGCTATCACTTATGTCGCTAATATTAACTTcttcaatataaaaagactCTCGCTTTGGTTTCtggaatatatttttatatctttgatatgaaatattattatcaaGATCAGAAGTCTTTTCCACTAATGTGTtctctttgttttttatacttgTTGATTTTTCTTCTGTATTTTGGTTATAAGTCTTCCACTGTAAATCAGAAGTCTCTTGgtttttatgaatattcAGAATGCTGTATTCGTCATCTGtgttttcattttctttcaTCTTAGGGCACAAAAAGGcaaggaaaaaaaatattgaattttGTTATAGACAACTTAGGTAGATGACGAAAACAAAGTGTTCCAgaacataataaaaaataatcaattgAAAACATCCATTGTGACTTTCAATCgtgttattttatttttggaCGGagtatatataaaatttgttttgatTTATTCTATCTACATTATAGagatatcttttttatgatatacCTTCTTAAATTGTTGTTTACATGGTCGCCTTTAATTGTAAATTGACTGTGGCAGAACATGGTCAATTCTCTAAGATTTCCACCTGAAGTTCATAAAAGGTTTTTATTACTAtaatgataatttttaaaaagttgtATTTAAGTCCCTCGTGGAATAAGTCTAGACATCGCTTTCCTTCTTAAGGTGCATTGTATTCATGTTTTATCTCCATTTTGAAAGGAGACAGAGCGTCAATTTAGCATGGCTAGGTTTAGCCCCAGGCTACCAAAAGTTTGTATACTTCAAAATTCAGTTGGTACAACTCAGGCGATATAAATTTCGACGGCAGTCATTTAGTTGattcaatgaaacttgtgtgGATCACCCATAAGGAGATTAGCATCTAGTGTATAACCCCAACTTAAGGCCAAAAAACTGTGTCGCCCATGTGGTGTTtaatgatacataaaaaaaatctgaTGGGTATGGTAATAAAAACCCATGGCTGGTGCATTCTAGAGCTAAATAAGAGACTGGACTAAGTATCGTAATATAAAGTCTCATAGGCCCTATAATAAGAATTCTGTAACACGGTGGCTGAAATTAATAGATGTCTGGCGTTGAACCAAGGCCAATAAAAATGCCGGCCTGTGTCAAGAACCGTGTTTGGAATACAGATGATTGTGGGGACCATAAGTTAGTAGGGTAATGTATCTACTCGTGTTATAGATAATTATGCCCGTTTAGTATATCCGCTGTGGGGTTGCTCTTGACGCGATTTGAGGtataaatggaaaaaaGATTCCTGAAGCTAAAATTCATTGAATTCGGTGCTGCTTGCTACGTTAGCAAGTTATATATGGGAGTTTAATGAGTAAGAATTATACAATACCAGTTAGACAAAATTTACACTAGATACTTCTGCAATGTAAGGGTTCCATATTAATCATACTTGTTAAGAAAATTAGtatttaagattttttctaatttcttTAGTTTCAGATCATTATCGATTTGTACTGTAATTCAATTCCATTCTTATGATTGGCGTATGAAGACAATGCTAATATTCACAATGTGATATAATATACCAGAACATATTCCTtagatttaattatttaaagtTAGATGACTATACACACGATGTCTGTTAATTACATAGTTTTTACTTTCTATTATATCgtcttataaattatatttatagttacaaaattatgaattacctataaatttatcatgcgtttgtaaaataaacaagaaCTCCATCCttaaatttctatataTGCGATTGTTCAATTATTTGATCTCTTCTTTTCATTTGAATCGAACTCTATTATTTTGGGTGAGACAagactttttaatttctaattattgataaaagaaaattttatcgaAAAGAGTAGTAAAAAGTAGTAGGATTTTTCCGTTTTGCTAGAACCAAGGtgtaaaatatgatttttcaCATTAGACActcttcttttaaatttaaatctaaaaagatctttttttctttaggTTAAACTGTTTTTGGGTATATGGccgtttggaacccgcATTGAGAATTCAAATTAAGggaaaaaaaacaagacttagcaatttattttgaaaaatacaagAAGATGATTTAAAGGTCGATTTTCGGTATTTGATAAGAACAGAGGAACAGTAAAAGGTACTTATAGTGTAGTCCCGGGGTTGTTCCATGTCTAGACCAAAAATCTCTCTTGGAAAGAAACCAAAATCTCTCAATTTGTGTGGTATTGTTTTTGAATCGTTAAATTTCCAAAAAAGACGACGCAATCCACAGTCCTGTGCTCCATCCCACTGATTTGTCCAATGCGGCATCATATGCTACCATTGATAATGATCACAATGTAACTGGTAATACATGATGTTGTATCAACCAGGAGAATATCCGCATTTCTACTAGACACAGGACAAATAATACACTGATTCTGcattattcaatttttgactaaacttttatttatttccatATTCAAAAACATTCACTTTTTGACAAGTTTTGTTCTTACCAATTttgtcatttttttaagaaaagttttttcaaattttcaatatgGATTCATTTTTCcaaagcgggttccaaacggCCATGttactatttttataattctaCTTTCAAAAGCTCTTTGAGTTTTTCAAagtattctttttatcttGATGTGTCCCGTGGTGGAAGGTGTCTATATGCTGGAGGGGCCTAAAATGTTTAATCTTTACACACTTGTCATATTGTTCGGTCGCCTCGTCTGAGATAATGTTTTACcataaatctttaaattcattttttgcttaaataaatgttttatcgtaagaaataaaaaaacccTGGCCTTTTTCTCAGcaatttcaaataaattgGGCAATTcgtattatttttcttctattGATTTATCAATAATCTTCTTTTGCAAGCACTTTATCTCTGGTTCCATTTACATTGAATTATTCGTTTATAACTTAGGCACTatctaattttaattcaGATATTCAAGTTTCTTTAAGAGTCACAGGAATGATGTCGTATGATAtacttaattttatttatgctcaactttattttttttctagatACAGTTGATCTAAATTCATgcacatattttttttatatttttttacccaTAACATGCATAGACAAAATTCAAGATTCATCTCTGACCTCACTCATCGTCTTTCCCTTGACCCATCCTCTTCTCCTTTAAATCTCGAGCTCTTATTAAAATCTCTTGATTCTGATGTTATCTTTTATTTACCAGatccttttttaattacagacttcataaaattttaccaTAAAACACTAGTACAAGATTACAGAAAGATAgacaatatttatatttacacagatgaaatattaaatctcGATATTGGCATTTTATGCACTAGTAATATGATACCAGATAATTCtgtattaatattttatgatcTGAAAGATATAACATTATTTACTAATAATTCATCTAAATTTAAGTTTGGATTTATTACTTGTCCACTTGTATTTTATGagatttataattctaaatttagAGATTTAATTTATGCGCCTGTAGAAAATCAagatttgattttttactacAAAAAAGCATATGAAAAttcagaaataaaaaaatataaaaaattagaagatgaaatttataaaaatgaagataaaaaagaatttaatttggaattaatgaatattttgaagattataaaaattatgctTAATAGTggaaataaagaagaaaatgaaatatcTAAGAAAttgatgtttttattgGAAAATGGAATATTTGAGACTGAGtatgttttaaatgaaatattaaaagataagaaatatagaaatttacaaggcaaatttaaagaatataaatttgtatcAAATAAACTGAGTGTATTACTgaaagaaataagaaaCACAAGATATAAAGatatagaaatatattgtaAGTCACCagaaatattagaaatagtCCATAATATTTGCTATAATCAATCAAGTATAAATGACaaagaatatgaaaatatagatCATATAAATGACAAAACcacttataatattaagaaTGAAAGAAAGaacattaaattttcaaatttcgaaaatttaaataataattttgagTTGACAATTTGTTTCAATTACAAACAAATTCATTCCAAATCAAAAAAGGTCTTTTTAATTGAAGAATcaaattttgataattttctagaaaaagaaaaattaatagaATTAGAAATCAGAAACAAATCCAAATCTCCCATAAACAAACCTAAAAAGACTTATTCTATCAAAATTCACTCAGATAAAATTACAGatctaaatttagaaaatttaaaaatttctaatttcgACAAGAAAAAGAAACTCGTTTTTATTGAAAGTTCGTCTAATTTTTCACATGTCGGTTTCAATTTAAATTCACAAATTGATGCTCCTTTAGAATttgattttctaaatttatttactgaaaatataaatttttcaggCACAAATTTGGAATTTGGCACAATTTCAAGCATGAagaattttgtaaattctcatgttcttttttgtgacacatttatttttcttaaaggagattttttaataatttattgtttaggagaaagatttttaaaaatcaaattgaCAAGTTTAAATTtggaagattttattttcgtAGAAATGAcgaataatattttgaatttttatttttgtttaaataagAAGCCTGAGATTTACGGGAcagaagataaaaaaatgaatattaagaaatttagagataatgaaaaatttaaatttttagaaggATTAGAATGGGATAGATTGACGATAAATGAAGtggaatttataaaaaatagaaatgatataaaaatatcttttgaTATTACTACTAGTAATATCAATACTACTAATACTAATAAGAAAgattctataaataattatcttAACTTTGATAAAGTGGattcaaataatattactACTACTACTACAAATATTActacaaatattaatagtAGTACTACTActacaaatattaatactactaatattaatagtactcatatttataattatcttAACTTTGATAAAGTGGATTTTTTGATCAAATGCTTCGCTAGATTtcaaaatgtaaaattaatttttacaaaatttagaaattttaacaaGGGGAATTTCTTGAGCTATGAAGAAATTTACGAATATTTCAAGACTAAAAATTTcgatgatttttattttttaatgtgttttttaacacaaaaaagtagatttataaattacaaCCTAACAAAAGAAGACTTAGAATTTATGTCCAAATTTGAAACATTAAActtagtaaaatatttactaaGTTTAATTAACAGAAgatttcttaatatttccaaaatattaagaaattataaagaaataattatcacagaagaaatgaaaaaaatcagACAAGTATTTATCACGCCTctagaaataatttacaaaattccATGCATTTTTGAAAGTAACAGAGTTTTAAGGGAATTTGATTTTGAGAAATTCTTAAGAATTTCTCTAAGAGAAGAAAacttaaaatcaaaaatcaaAGAGACAAACCAACAAGACCAAGAAttaatttacaattattatagaaatattCTTAATGATGGAATATTCCTAggaaataagaaatatttctttgttGCTATGACGACTTCTCAAATGAAATGTCATAATGCTTTATTTTTGACTCcttatttttctaataataaattaataggCCCAGattatataagaaattGGTTAGGAGATTTctcaaatataaagaatataGGGAAATATGCTATGAGATTAGGACAAGCTTTAAGTAGTACAATTCCTACAGTAGAAATTAAGGATTTTTTACAgataaaagataatttaaaatttaattataattttactgATGGGGTAGGAATTatttcattaatttttggGAAAATTATAGCGCATAAATTGGGACTAGAAGAAATTCCCAGTGCGTATCAAATTAGATTTGGGGGATATAAAGGAGTTATAGTTGGATATCCAATAAATGAAAGAGATTTAGAATATTATAAGGAATTTAATATTCAATCAAATCTATTAGAAGGAGTATATGGAATATTAAAACCAAGtcaattatatatattagatAATAATCAATTGCGTATTGAAGATATTAATCATAGTTCagataataatattctAATTGATTCTTTGCGTATGGAAGATAATAATCAATTGCGTATTGAAGATATTAATCATAGTTCagataataatattctAATTGACGCTTTGCGTATGGAAAAAGATGTAAATTTAGTCTTAAGAGATAGCATGAAGAAATTCCATTCTAATCATAGAATTATGGAATGTATTTCTTATTCTACTACAAATCCATGTCATTTAAATAGacaaatcataaatttactAGAAGGCCTTGGTATAAAACCAGAAATATTCTTAGAAATCCAAgacaatttaattttaaatttactaGATGAAATTTCCAAAAACCCAATAAACTTCCTAAGGAAGTTTATTGGGTTAATTCCCAAAAATCCAAATTTCAAAGATCTGAAAATATtcaagaaattattaatccAAATTAGTAACAAATTgattaaagatttatataaaaaaaacaaaatcttAATAAACCGAGGAGCAGTCCTCATGGGAGTAGTAGacgaattaaaaatacttaaagaaaaagaagtatttataaaagtcaagaaagatttagtaggaatttatgataattttattatagaaGGAGAATATTGTATTATTCTCGGCCCTTGTCTTATTGTAAAGAATCCTTGTCTTCATCCTGGGGATATTCAACATGTTAGAGCAGTAAATAAACCAGAACTGGGTTTCTTAAGAAGTGTCTTGGTTTTTAATCAAATGGGCCTTCGGCCCATTTCAAATATGTGCTCTGGTTCAGATTTAGACGGAGATATGTATACTGTAATTTGGgagaagaaattaatacCTCTTAATTTTCATGAACCTAGTTCTTATGAAGATGAGacatttttaagtaaaGAAATAGTAAGTTTAAAAGATATAGtaaatttctatataaaatatataagaaattatCATCTTGGAGATATTGCTTATGCTCACATGGTCCAGTGTGATTTAGAAGATTGTAAAAGTGAGAATTCTAAATTATTAGcagaattatttaataaaagcaTAGATTTCCCTCGGACTGGATTTGTGGCCTCAGTGCCTGAGTCTCTGGTACCAGAGAAATATCCAGATTTCTTACAGAAAAGTGGGAATTCTTATCCaagttataaaatattgggAGTACTTTATAGAAGATCTCTGTCATTATTAATAGAAGATAAAGTGAAATGTGAATGTAAAGAATGtattaaaagatttgtAGAGACATTACCTGAAAGACAGAGATTAATATTTGAAGGTagtcaaataaaatacaagctacttgtaaaaatggatgaaatatatttaaatgatagatcaaatataaatgataGATCTAATAATAACTCAAGTATAAATagatcaaatatttttgataattcaaatatttacttctttgataaattcaaaaaagatttaaaagttttactgaagaaatttaatgtcaaaaatgaagaagatCTTTTTGTTCAGGCTCCCACGGAAGATGAGGGCCCTTCTAATGACAATATTCTTGTAGAGACAGCCtcattttatagaaaaataagacaagatttaaaagataataaaattgataataTGAGCTTATTACAGAAAAGTGAAGAATGTAATGAAAACATGAACTCACTGCCTATGGCATTTATAGATcataaatacaaatttgaatataaaaaagtatataaaaataaagaagaaagagataatttcatatataacaataatataaaaatcaaccAAACTAAAATGCAAgaagattataaaattataagagAAAGCTATAGGGTACAAgaagataataatattataggAGAAGATTCAAatttacaagaaaataataaacgaaataaaattcaagaCACACAagacaaatataaaacccAAGACACACAAGACAATCATAAAATCCAagacaaatataaaataaaagacaCATATCAATCTTTGATACAAGGTTACACAGATGTcaaaatctataaaaaattcatggaaaatattaacAGATCTTTAGATGACGCATTCTCGGAAATATTCAACATTTTATTCCTCGTCGAATTCTTCGACTCTTCTTTCGATTTAACTTGCgtcttctttttatttttacaatcaaaaataaaaagtcataaaaaattagacaTAGTCCACGGTCTACAGAAAATATCAAGagaattttatcaaaatccAACTAACCCGactttatattattttatatacaaaaatataaaaaaaccaaaaggtattatatatttaataaatataaaagacgATTTGGAAATACAAAATCAATATTCAGAAAACactttagaaataaaacaagtcatagataaaatatcaagAACAATATCAAATGTAGCTTATCTTTacatttttgatataaatttaatacagaaatatttaacaataaaaaatcagaaaTATGAACAAGTTCATATTTCTAAACCagaacaaatttataaaaaacgaaatataggaaatttaataataaaaggaATGTTTGATACATCAGatgaattaaaattagaaatttataaaggtATCAAAAACCAAATA
Coding sequences within:
- a CDS encoding RNA-dependent RNA polymerase, which translates into the protein MHRQNSRFISDLTHRLSLDPSSSPLNLELLLKSLDSDVIFYLPDPFLITDFIKFYHKTLVQDYRKIDNIYIYTDEILNLDIGILCTSNMIPDNSVLIFYDLKDITLFTNNSSKFKFGFITCPLVFYEIYNSKFRDLIYAPVENQDLIFYYKKAYENSEIKKYKKLEDEIYKNEDKKEFNLELMNILKIIKIMLNSGNKEENEISKKLMFLLENGIFETEYVLNEILKDKKYRNLQGKFKEYKFVSNKLSVLLKEIRNTRYKDIEIYCKSPEILEIVHNICYNQSSINDKEYENIDHINDKTTYNIKNERKNIKFSNFENLNNNFELTICFNYKQIHSKSKKVFLIEESNFDNFLEKEKLIELEIRNKSKSPINKPKKTYSIKIHSDKITDLNLENLKISNFDKKKKLVFIESSSNFSHVGFNLNSQIDAPLEFDFLNLFTENINFSGTNLEFGTISSMKNFVNSHVLFCDTFIFLKGDFLIIYCLGERFLKIKLTSLNLEDFIFVEMTNNILNFYFCLNKKPEIYGTEDKKMNIKKFRDNEKFKFLEGLEWDRLTINEVEFIKNRNDIKISFDITTSNINTTNTNKKDSINNYLNFDKVDSNNITTTTTNITTNINSSTTTTNINTTNINSTHIYNYLNFDKVDFLIKCFARFQNVKLIFTKFRNFNKGNFLSYEEIYEYFKTKNFDDFYFLMCFLTQKSRFINYNLTKEDLEFMSKFETLNLVKYLLSLINRRFLNISKILRNYKEIIITEEMKKIRQVFITPLEIIYKIPCIFESNRVLREFDFEKFLRISLREENLKSKIKETNQQDQELIYNYYRNILNDGIFLGNKKYFFVAMTTSQMKCHNALFLTPYFSNNKLIGPDYIRNWLGDFSNIKNIGKYAMRLGQALSSTIPTVEIKDFLQIKDNLKFNYNFTDGVGIISLIFGKIIAHKLGLEEIPSAYQIRFGGYKGVIVGYPINERDLEYYKEFNIQSNLLEGVYGILKPSQLYILDNNQLRIEDINHSSDNNILIDSLRMEDNNQLRIEDINHSSDNNILIDALRMEKDVNLVLRDSMKKFHSNHRIMECISYSTTNPCHLNRQIINLLEGLGIKPEIFLEIQDNLILNLLDEISKNPINFLRKFIGLIPKNPNFKDLKIFKKLLIQISNKLIKDLYKKNKILINRGAVLMGVVDELKILKEKEVFIKVKKDLVGIYDNFIIEGEYCIILGPCLIVKNPCLHPGDIQHVRAVNKPELGFLRSVLVFNQMGLRPISNMCSGSDLDGDMYTVIWEKKLIPLNFHEPSSYEDETFLSKEIVSLKDIVNFYIKYIRNYHLGDIAYAHMVQCDLEDCKSENSKLLAELFNKSIDFPRTGFVASVPESLVPEKYPDFLQKSGNSYPSYKILGVLYRRSLSLLIEDKVKCECKECIKRFVETLPERQRLIFEGSQIKYKLLVKMDEIYLNDRSNINDRSNNNSSINRSNIFDNSNIYFFDKFKKDLKVLLKKFNVKNEEDLFVQAPTEDEGPSNDNILVETASFYRKIRQDLKDNKIDNMSLLQKSEECNENMNSLPMAFIDHKYKFEYKKVYKNKEERDNFIYNNNIKINQTKMQEDYKIIRESYRVQEDNNIIGEDSNLQENNKRNKIQDTQDKYKTQDTQDNHKIQDKYKIKDTYQSLIQGYTDVKIYKKFMENINRSLDDAFSEIFNILFLVEFFDSSFDLTCVFFLFLQSKIKSHKKLDIVHGLQKISREFYQNPTNPTLYYFIYKNIKKPKGIIYLINIKDDLEIQNQYSENTLEIKQVIDKISRTISNVAYLYIFDINLIQKYLTIKNQKYEQVHISKPEQIYKKRNIGNLIIKGMFDTSDELKLEIYKGIKNQIHRKQKVYVPKLINKGFCDIETHKINVKEFFTNSYFNFINSKIQKNQNYKVTITILPGKFYICDVPNKFINKLTTIEKLSSSLQFYRPLNNENTFKSYFFNNNELFKENRDEYMKKKNINFKTKVIFYTFSMMYKNIRYQIYYKKKNDKLKIKLITKGRSVYGKLYIINDTEEIGKDTSFELMYEEIIKKRNYENMNEEELEMFKEDVFTEKREYFKISKRLKDCHNLRIEIDTKLQTEEKDIELINREVYQNRGERNKLEKIQERLVVSSTAENEKSGVRNVSEFIKIFEKAWGIFKKYYV